One window of Peteryoungia desertarenae genomic DNA carries:
- the ppsA gene encoding phosphoenolpyruvate synthase: MNGQSTFVVDFDQLRRADVAKVGGKNSSLGEMIQQLGQQGVDVPPGFATTSDAYWNFIDENGIRESMDRLIEEWRAGKTSLPETGQAIRQLFLRGDWPNATADAILQAYRALATKAGQKDVSVAVRSSATAEDLPDASFAGQQETFLNIKGDKALLDACRRCFASLFTDRAISYRQTRGFDHMKVALSIGVQQMVRSDIGGSGVMFSIDTETGFDKVVLIDAAWGLGENVVQGAVDPDEYQVFKPLLEDSTLSPIISKKRGHKKIKMIYGSADQPTRNVPTSKAERAAYVLSDAEILTLARWATIIERHYGCAMDMEWARDGETNRLYIVQARPETVQSNRETAAFSSYSITSKGKTLTKGLSIGDAIVTGQVCLIESAHDIDQFVDGSILVTSTTDPDWVPIMKRAAAIVTDHGGRTSHAAIVSRELGLPAVVGTANATHVLHSGQEITVSCAEGDEGMIYDGTADFDVRTLNIDDIPETRTKVMLNLANPGAALRWWKLPADGVGLARMEFVISNAIRIHPMALVHFDRLKDQAARDEIETTTAGYEDKTAYFVDHLAEGLARIAATFYPKPVIVRMSDFKTNEYAGLVGGKDFEPDEENPMIGFRGASRYYSPRYREGFALECRAIRKLRSELGFGNVVVMIPFCRSIGEAEKVLEVMAENGLERGKDGLQVYVMCEIPSNVILAKQFAKHFDGFSIGSNDLTQLTLGVDRDSGELAHLFDEQDEAVEWMISTVISEAGKAGAKIGICGQAPSDHPEFAQFLVSRGIDSISVTPDSFMAVKQNVAEAEAKLPKPRDV, translated from the coding sequence ATGAACGGGCAAAGCACATTCGTCGTCGATTTCGATCAACTGCGTCGGGCCGACGTGGCAAAGGTTGGCGGCAAGAACTCCTCTCTTGGAGAAATGATCCAGCAACTGGGCCAGCAGGGTGTGGATGTACCGCCCGGCTTCGCGACAACCTCTGACGCCTATTGGAACTTCATCGACGAAAACGGTATCCGGGAAAGCATGGACCGGTTGATCGAGGAATGGAGGGCTGGAAAGACAAGCCTTCCGGAAACAGGTCAGGCCATCCGCCAGCTTTTTCTGCGCGGAGACTGGCCAAATGCAACCGCGGACGCAATTCTCCAAGCCTATCGCGCACTCGCCACGAAAGCGGGTCAGAAAGACGTCTCGGTCGCAGTCCGCTCCAGCGCAACCGCTGAAGACCTGCCGGATGCAAGTTTTGCCGGTCAGCAGGAAACCTTCCTGAACATCAAGGGCGACAAGGCGCTGCTCGACGCCTGCCGCCGCTGCTTCGCCTCCCTCTTTACCGATCGCGCCATCTCCTACCGCCAGACGCGGGGCTTCGATCACATGAAGGTCGCGCTGTCGATCGGCGTCCAGCAGATGGTGCGCTCCGACATCGGAGGTTCCGGCGTCATGTTCTCGATCGATACGGAAACCGGCTTCGACAAGGTCGTCCTGATCGACGCCGCCTGGGGCCTGGGTGAGAACGTCGTCCAAGGCGCTGTTGATCCTGACGAGTATCAGGTTTTCAAGCCCTTGCTTGAAGACAGCACCCTGTCACCGATCATCTCGAAGAAGCGCGGCCACAAGAAAATCAAGATGATCTATGGCTCCGCAGATCAGCCGACACGAAATGTACCAACCTCAAAGGCGGAACGGGCGGCCTATGTTCTCTCCGATGCCGAGATCCTGACCCTCGCCCGCTGGGCGACAATCATCGAGCGCCACTATGGCTGCGCGATGGATATGGAATGGGCGCGGGATGGCGAGACCAACCGCCTCTACATCGTGCAGGCGCGACCGGAAACGGTCCAATCCAACCGAGAAACCGCAGCCTTCAGCAGCTACAGCATCACGAGCAAGGGCAAAACGCTGACAAAGGGCCTCTCCATTGGCGATGCCATCGTCACCGGTCAGGTTTGCCTGATCGAAAGCGCCCACGATATCGACCAGTTCGTGGATGGATCCATCCTTGTCACCTCGACCACCGATCCCGATTGGGTGCCGATCATGAAGCGCGCGGCCGCCATTGTTACCGATCATGGAGGACGCACCTCCCATGCGGCGATCGTCAGCCGTGAACTGGGTCTGCCTGCCGTGGTCGGCACGGCAAACGCCACCCATGTCCTGCATAGCGGTCAGGAGATCACCGTCTCCTGCGCGGAAGGCGACGAAGGCATGATCTATGATGGCACGGCCGACTTCGACGTCAGGACGCTCAACATCGATGATATTCCCGAGACACGCACCAAGGTCATGCTGAACCTCGCCAATCCTGGTGCAGCATTACGCTGGTGGAAGCTTCCCGCAGATGGGGTGGGCCTTGCACGCATGGAATTCGTCATTAGCAATGCAATCCGCATTCACCCGATGGCCCTTGTCCATTTCGACAGGCTGAAAGATCAGGCCGCAAGGGATGAGATAGAAACGACAACCGCAGGCTACGAGGATAAGACCGCCTATTTCGTCGACCATCTGGCGGAGGGTCTCGCCCGCATTGCCGCCACCTTCTACCCCAAGCCGGTGATTGTCCGTATGAGCGACTTCAAGACCAATGAATATGCGGGCCTTGTCGGCGGCAAGGACTTTGAGCCGGACGAAGAAAACCCGATGATCGGTTTTCGCGGCGCCTCCCGCTACTATTCGCCCCGCTACCGCGAAGGCTTCGCCCTCGAATGCCGCGCAATCCGGAAACTGAGAAGTGAATTGGGGTTTGGAAACGTGGTCGTCATGATCCCCTTCTGCCGGTCGATCGGCGAGGCGGAAAAGGTGCTGGAAGTCATGGCGGAAAATGGACTGGAGCGCGGCAAAGACGGCCTTCAGGTCTATGTGATGTGTGAGATCCCCTCCAACGTGATCCTTGCCAAGCAATTTGCCAAGCACTTTGACGGCTTCTCCATAGGCTCCAACGACCTGACGCAATTGACCCTCGGCGTCGACCGCGATTCCGGCGAACTCGCGCACCTCTTCGACGAGCAGGACGAGGCGGTTGAGTGGATGATCTCGACGGTGATATCCGAGGCCGGCAAGGCTGGCGCAAAGATCGGCATCTGCGGCCAGGCACCCAGTGATCATCCCGAATTCGCACAATTCCTCGTCTCCCGCGGGATCGACAGCATTTCTGTGACACCCGATAGCTTCATGGCCGTCAAACAGAACGTCGCCGAAGCGGAGGCGAAGTTACCCAAACCCCGCGACGTTTAA
- a CDS encoding ABC transporter permease has product MFRSILRLVSCTTVALCVFPLLAVAISAFSGSLDTFQLLSSTVLPRYLWTTLQLLFWVGLGTAIIGTGAAWLVVMCEFPGRRWLEILLALPFAFPAYVLAYAYTDLLDHPGAVQSALRAWNDWGPRDYWFPEIRSLGGAAIMLTFVLYPYVYLLARASFIRASSTAYQAARMLGRSPVNAFFVVSLPLARPAIASGVILALMETVADFGTVSHFGVQTLATGIYQAWIGIGDRSAASQLAVSLMAVAFLLILLERIERKRRSHFDAGKRLETMARHRLSHGQALAAFTFCIIPVLGGFILPLIVLMEMAWDSGQNPFAARYILFISNSLLLASTAACVTLALAIAVGYSARLYPSRASELTKTIAGLGYAIPGGVIAVGVFIPFATFDNMLDAYLRETLGISTGLLLSGSMFILIIAYAVRFMAVALSSFDTGMSQIKPSIDAVARTLGANESRVLSRVHLPLMRASLLTGALIVFVDVMKELPATLMLRPFNYDTLAVQAYRLASDERLTQAAVPSLIIVAFGLLPVVLLCRTIARERPLHHSDIER; this is encoded by the coding sequence GTGTTCCGCTCGATCTTGCGTTTGGTTTCATGTACGACGGTCGCACTCTGTGTCTTTCCACTTCTTGCAGTCGCAATCTCGGCTTTTTCCGGGTCCCTCGACACGTTCCAGCTTCTCTCTTCGACAGTCCTTCCGCGTTATCTTTGGACGACGCTGCAACTCCTGTTCTGGGTTGGCCTCGGAACTGCCATCATCGGAACGGGCGCCGCCTGGCTTGTGGTGATGTGTGAATTTCCGGGGCGCCGATGGCTGGAAATCCTTCTCGCACTGCCATTTGCCTTTCCGGCCTATGTCCTGGCTTACGCCTACACCGATCTTCTCGACCATCCGGGTGCTGTGCAGAGCGCCCTGAGAGCCTGGAACGACTGGGGGCCACGCGATTACTGGTTCCCCGAGATCCGATCCCTGGGCGGTGCGGCGATCATGCTGACATTCGTGCTTTATCCCTATGTCTACCTGCTCGCACGCGCCTCATTCATCAGGGCATCATCGACAGCCTATCAGGCCGCACGCATGCTGGGGCGCTCGCCGGTGAACGCGTTTTTCGTTGTCAGCCTGCCCCTGGCGCGACCGGCTATCGCAAGCGGCGTCATACTGGCACTCATGGAAACCGTTGCTGATTTTGGCACAGTCTCCCATTTCGGGGTGCAGACACTGGCAACGGGTATCTATCAAGCGTGGATCGGGATTGGTGACCGGTCGGCGGCATCCCAGCTTGCAGTGAGTCTGATGGCCGTGGCTTTCCTGCTGATCCTGCTGGAACGTATCGAGCGCAAACGCCGGTCTCATTTCGACGCCGGCAAGCGCCTTGAGACCATGGCAAGACACAGATTGAGCCATGGACAGGCGCTGGCGGCGTTTACCTTCTGCATCATCCCGGTTCTGGGCGGTTTCATCCTGCCTTTGATCGTGCTGATGGAGATGGCCTGGGATTCTGGGCAGAACCCGTTTGCCGCGCGCTATATTCTGTTCATCTCCAATTCGCTGCTTCTCGCATCGACAGCCGCCTGCGTGACGCTGGCGCTTGCAATTGCGGTCGGTTACAGCGCCCGCCTTTATCCGAGCAGAGCCAGCGAACTGACCAAAACGATAGCGGGTCTCGGCTATGCCATTCCGGGTGGTGTCATCGCGGTCGGTGTCTTCATACCTTTTGCGACATTCGACAATATGCTGGATGCCTATCTACGGGAGACCCTCGGCATTTCAACCGGGCTCCTTCTGTCGGGTTCAATGTTCATTTTGATCATCGCCTATGCCGTGCGGTTCATGGCCGTCGCGCTCTCATCCTTCGACACCGGAATGTCACAGATCAAACCCTCCATTGATGCGGTCGCCCGCACTCTGGGGGCAAATGAAAGCCGCGTCCTGTCACGCGTCCACTTGCCGCTGATGCGTGCCAGCCTGCTGACAGGCGCACTGATTGTCTTCGTTGACGTCATGAAGGAACTGCCGGCGACACTGATGCTGCGGCCATTCAACTACGACACGCTTGCAGTCCAGGCCTATCGGCTCGCCTCTGACGAAAGGCTGACCCAGGCCGCTGTTCCATCGCTCATCATCGTAGCCTTCGGCTTGCTGCCGGTGGTCCTCTTGTGCCGGACCATTGCGCGCGAAAGGCCTCTCCATCACAGCGACATCGAACGGTGA
- a CDS encoding extracellular solute-binding protein — MTKTSKFAVLSLAAATALMGTMAPAAAEGELNLYSSRHYDTDERLYTDFEQATGIKINRIEGNADELISRMEAEGANSPADVFMTVDTVRLARAKDLGLLQSVDSAVLEAAIPAYLQDADNQWFGFSQRARILFYDKTDVTNPPLTYQALADEQYKGKICIRSSTNVYTQNIVAALIAHLGEETVQGWANGVVANFARAPQGGDTDQLRAIASGECDIAMSNTYYFARALRKGDEQMTPEQLANIGWVFPNQNDIGAHMNISGGGVAANAPNKENAIRFLEYLASEQAQQYFSAGNDEYPAVPGVGLSESVAALGIFRPDTIALSDIAANVEAANRVLGNAKWE; from the coding sequence ATGACGAAGACCTCGAAATTCGCGGTTCTTTCGCTCGCTGCAGCAACGGCCCTCATGGGCACCATGGCACCGGCAGCTGCCGAAGGAGAGCTCAACCTCTATTCCTCGCGCCACTACGATACGGATGAGCGGCTATATACCGATTTCGAGCAGGCGACGGGTATCAAGATCAACCGCATCGAAGGCAATGCGGACGAGCTGATTTCACGCATGGAAGCCGAAGGCGCAAATTCGCCCGCTGACGTCTTCATGACCGTCGATACCGTGCGCCTGGCGCGCGCGAAGGATCTTGGCCTTCTGCAGTCGGTGGACAGCGCTGTTCTGGAGGCTGCTATCCCAGCCTATCTGCAGGATGCGGACAATCAGTGGTTCGGCTTCTCGCAACGCGCCCGCATCCTCTTCTATGACAAGACCGACGTGACCAATCCGCCGCTCACCTATCAGGCGCTCGCAGACGAACAATACAAGGGCAAGATCTGCATTCGCTCCTCGACCAATGTCTACACGCAGAACATTGTGGCAGCCCTCATCGCGCATCTGGGCGAAGAGACCGTCCAGGGCTGGGCAAACGGCGTTGTCGCAAACTTTGCGCGCGCACCGCAGGGTGGGGACACAGACCAGCTCCGCGCCATAGCTTCGGGTGAGTGCGATATCGCCATGTCCAACACCTATTACTTCGCCCGTGCGCTTCGCAAGGGTGACGAGCAGATGACGCCAGAGCAGCTGGCGAACATCGGCTGGGTCTTCCCGAACCAGAACGACATCGGCGCCCACATGAACATCTCGGGCGGCGGCGTTGCAGCAAATGCGCCGAACAAGGAAAATGCCATCAGGTTCCTCGAGTATCTGGCTTCCGAGCAGGCACAGCAGTATTTCTCGGCAGGCAATGACGAGTATCCGGCGGTGCCGGGTGTCGGCCTTTCCGAATCGGTTGCCGCACTCGGCATCTTCCGTCCCGACACGATCGCGCTTTCTGACATTGCAGCCAATGTCGAAGCGGCAAACCGCGTTCTCGGTAACGCCAAATGGGAATAG
- a CDS encoding acyl-CoA dehydrogenase — protein MPSYSAPLKDYQFLLHRVFKVEELSQTSLFEHATPDVFDAVLTEAARFCENVLAPINRSGDEQGCQFENGRVTTPDGFREAYALFRDGGWAGLTAAPEHGGQGLPHCLQILVDEMTTSANFGFAMYRGLNEAAYRLLVRYGSDHLKDTYLEAFATGALLPTMNLTEPHCGSDLGLLRTRAEPDDQGTYRISGNKIFITGGEHDLTDNIPHFVLARLPDAPAGSRGISLFLVPKLYTDEESGLEVRNALSCGAIEHKMGLKASATCVMNYDGAKGWLVGAPHSGLQAMFTLMNAARLGVGVQGVSAAESSHQIASAYAAERKQGKAPGTTGVGPDPINQHPDVRRMLLTQKAFAEGGRAFALRMAFSIDKAHAADHAAEREKHEDLVQVMTPIVKAFLSDAGNEAANLGVQILGGHGYIREWGAEQWVRDIRIATIYEGTNGIQALDLTGRKLTLKDGAALGQYLSLLKSLLEDANNSFSPAADGLTALEDLSDLTARLKSATAAQVSEVASEYLAFFGLVSLAAEWALIAKTALVHQKEDPQFYADKLETAHFYMKRLLPRYLALDASIKAVL, from the coding sequence ATGCCTTCCTATTCCGCCCCTCTGAAAGACTATCAGTTCCTCCTGCACCGCGTGTTCAAGGTCGAAGAACTCTCGCAAACCAGCCTCTTTGAACACGCAACCCCGGATGTCTTCGATGCGGTCCTCACAGAGGCAGCACGTTTTTGCGAAAATGTACTCGCACCGATCAACAGATCCGGAGACGAACAGGGATGCCAGTTCGAAAACGGGCGGGTTACGACACCAGACGGGTTCCGCGAAGCCTATGCCTTGTTCCGCGATGGTGGCTGGGCGGGCCTGACCGCCGCTCCCGAACATGGTGGGCAGGGACTGCCGCACTGCCTGCAGATTCTCGTCGATGAGATGACCACCTCCGCGAACTTCGGCTTCGCCATGTATCGCGGCCTGAACGAAGCGGCCTATCGCTTGCTGGTCAGATATGGCAGCGACCATCTGAAAGACACCTACCTCGAAGCCTTCGCCACAGGTGCCCTTCTTCCAACCATGAATCTGACAGAACCCCATTGCGGCAGCGACCTGGGCCTGTTGCGCACCCGCGCTGAGCCTGATGACCAGGGCACCTACCGGATAAGCGGCAACAAGATCTTCATCACCGGTGGCGAACACGATCTGACGGACAACATTCCCCATTTCGTATTGGCACGTTTGCCGGATGCGCCGGCAGGCAGTCGAGGTATAAGCCTCTTCCTCGTTCCAAAACTCTACACGGATGAGGAAAGCGGTCTGGAAGTCCGCAATGCGTTGAGCTGCGGCGCAATCGAACACAAAATGGGACTGAAGGCCTCAGCAACCTGCGTCATGAACTATGATGGCGCCAAGGGCTGGCTTGTCGGCGCCCCCCATTCCGGCTTGCAAGCCATGTTCACCCTGATGAATGCCGCCCGTCTCGGCGTCGGCGTTCAAGGTGTCAGTGCTGCAGAAAGCTCGCATCAGATCGCCTCGGCTTATGCCGCAGAGCGCAAGCAGGGTAAGGCACCCGGAACAACCGGAGTTGGACCCGATCCCATCAACCAGCACCCGGATGTCCGGCGCATGTTGCTGACACAAAAGGCTTTTGCCGAGGGGGGGCGTGCATTCGCCTTGCGCATGGCCTTTTCAATTGACAAGGCTCATGCCGCAGACCACGCAGCGGAACGTGAAAAGCATGAAGACCTCGTCCAGGTAATGACGCCGATCGTCAAGGCCTTTCTCAGCGATGCTGGCAACGAAGCCGCAAACCTTGGGGTTCAGATCTTGGGAGGCCATGGCTACATTCGCGAATGGGGCGCCGAGCAATGGGTTCGCGACATCAGGATCGCTACAATCTATGAAGGCACCAACGGCATCCAGGCCCTTGACCTCACGGGCCGCAAGCTCACACTGAAGGACGGAGCTGCACTTGGGCAATATCTCTCGCTCCTGAAATCCCTGCTGGAAGACGCGAACAACTCTTTCTCGCCCGCGGCAGACGGATTGACAGCACTCGAGGATCTCAGCGATCTTACAGCAAGGCTGAAATCAGCCACCGCCGCACAGGTAAGCGAAGTCGCCAGTGAATACCTGGCTTTTTTCGGTCTCGTATCCCTAGCTGCAGAGTGGGCGCTGATCGCCAAGACTGCACTGGTTCACCAAAAGGAAGACCCTCAGTTTTACGCAGATAAGCTGGAAACAGCGCATTTCTATATGAAACGCCTCTTGCCGCGCTACCTCGCCCTAGACGCGAGCATCAAAGCAGTTCTCTGA
- a CDS encoding Card1-like endonuclease domain-containing protein, producing MFSKLIAGDYSSFEEVRDHLMLRDPIELSATHRAMLESAEHAGLIEKRGLGFTVAANDARRYLTGGWLEEYIGLALSEIGAEEITIGQKIRWQVGEFVGENEIDVMASFGGDIFMCSCKALKSRIVPGDERVRVKLMQALHEADNLADHFNCPGGVVALAVTTDLLDERNRLVHYQQLHGKAAALGVNLIALDDLPWAKLKGRLVGFLGGSKL from the coding sequence TTGTTCTCGAAGTTGATTGCAGGGGACTATTCGTCCTTCGAAGAAGTTCGAGACCATTTAATGTTGCGAGATCCAATTGAATTATCCGCTACGCACCGGGCGATGCTTGAGAGTGCGGAACACGCGGGGTTAATAGAGAAGCGGGGGCTCGGCTTTACGGTAGCCGCCAACGATGCTCGACGCTACTTAACTGGTGGGTGGCTTGAGGAGTATATTGGGTTAGCTCTCTCTGAAATCGGTGCCGAAGAGATTACTATTGGTCAGAAGATACGCTGGCAAGTTGGAGAGTTCGTCGGCGAGAATGAAATAGATGTAATGGCATCTTTTGGCGGCGACATTTTTATGTGTTCTTGTAAGGCGCTGAAATCTAGAATCGTTCCTGGCGATGAGAGGGTTCGAGTGAAGTTAATGCAAGCCTTGCACGAGGCGGATAATTTAGCCGACCATTTTAATTGCCCCGGGGGCGTAGTTGCACTTGCAGTTACTACGGATTTGTTAGACGAGCGAAATCGACTCGTGCATTATCAGCAGCTACATGGGAAGGCGGCGGCTCTTGGAGTTAACCTGATAGCTCTGGATGATCTGCCTTGGGCTAAGTTGAAGGGTCGACTGGTTGGTTTTCTTGGAGGCTCCAAGCTTTAG
- a CDS encoding geranylgeranyl reductase family protein produces MGMAADFDVVVVGAGPAGSTAAIRLSELGYKVLVVDRTSFPRVKPCGGGLTIKALQWLPHSVAPVIEAATKKLVMGVKTPFDEKTELFQSDDYICTFVVREQFDKFNFERMIDAFVDFEENSGLRNISERSDSVELDFGSKRITAKYLIGADGANSVVRKILGVVKNFSRGFAIEGLVPYAKLDRIPDAEFFFGYVPNGYGWIFPKGDHLNVGIYTWDDGVSLSKDLLRTYCRSRLGIDELDHIVGFPLGFGGRRFVPTSNRVLMVGDAAGFAEPLLGEGLHNAIKSGRLAADAIHSAQTNVGLSGRAAYRKAIDPIVADLVRCDDMKKFYYNNMDGIGYGALKFPLSRHALMKGFAAGKTMLEITNQFMLSPFFSPAKPKSLQEYLSLHQHPGAAA; encoded by the coding sequence ATGGGTATGGCGGCGGATTTTGATGTTGTGGTTGTCGGGGCCGGGCCTGCGGGCAGCACTGCAGCGATTCGACTGTCTGAACTCGGCTACAAGGTGTTAGTTGTTGACCGGACTTCATTTCCAAGGGTGAAGCCCTGTGGAGGTGGATTGACCATTAAGGCACTTCAGTGGTTACCCCATTCAGTTGCACCTGTAATTGAGGCTGCTACTAAGAAACTGGTCATGGGAGTGAAGACGCCGTTCGATGAGAAGACCGAACTTTTCCAAAGCGACGACTATATCTGCACATTTGTAGTTCGTGAGCAATTCGATAAATTCAATTTTGAGCGTATGATTGACGCGTTCGTTGACTTCGAAGAAAACTCTGGACTTCGCAACATATCTGAGCGCAGTGACAGTGTTGAGTTGGATTTTGGAAGCAAGCGTATCACAGCGAAATATTTGATAGGTGCTGATGGTGCGAATAGCGTTGTGCGAAAGATACTGGGAGTAGTTAAGAATTTTAGTAGGGGATTTGCAATCGAAGGCTTGGTTCCTTACGCTAAGCTAGATCGGATACCCGATGCGGAGTTCTTTTTCGGGTATGTGCCCAATGGATACGGGTGGATCTTTCCGAAAGGCGATCACCTCAACGTTGGCATTTACACATGGGACGACGGCGTCAGTCTAAGCAAAGATCTCCTGAGGACGTACTGCCGCTCAAGATTGGGCATTGATGAGCTCGATCATATTGTTGGCTTCCCGCTTGGTTTTGGCGGGCGCAGATTCGTTCCAACCAGTAACCGGGTACTAATGGTTGGTGACGCGGCAGGATTTGCGGAACCCCTCTTGGGTGAAGGACTACATAACGCGATCAAGTCCGGACGGCTGGCAGCCGATGCGATTCACAGCGCGCAGACTAACGTCGGCCTGAGTGGTCGTGCGGCCTATCGCAAGGCGATCGACCCAATCGTTGCTGACTTAGTTCGTTGTGATGACATGAAAAAGTTTTATTATAACAACATGGATGGCATAGGGTACGGGGCGTTGAAATTCCCACTGAGCCGTCATGCTTTAATGAAAGGTTTTGCAGCCGGTAAGACTATGTTGGAGATCACTAATCAGTTTATGCTGTCTCCATTCTTTTCTCCAGCTAAGCCAAAGAGTCTGCAGGAGTATTTAAGCTTGCATCAGCATCCCGGAGCGGCCGCTTGA
- a CDS encoding AIPR family protein, whose translation MSDLEDYHQSLMADIRREADASGILMVEAFFDRMTERLTEAGELEVADRAYYQSGELGQKLRIDGYAGDPRDSEGVLGLIVCDFVDSDEVQTFGKTDIAPLLNPLIRFLKKAKTAEFRDSLNEVNPAFQVSDLIITTWSQVTKVKLILISNRSYTGRDDAVKLADAGDVPITWSVWDLARFERFDRSGQAREDMVIDFATDFGGPLPALKASQSGAALESYLAVVPGEQLAAIYDRWGARLLEANVRSFLQARAKTNKGIQKTVKEEPELFFPYNNGLSATADAVTTVTTRDGLAIGSISNLQIVNGAQTTGSIHTGLRTAREQLSKVFVQMKLTVVPSDRSEEIVPKISEFANTQNKVNAADFFSNHPFHIRMEQFSRTVMFAAREGERHDSKWFYERSRGQYINARGRLTAAQQKKFDIEFPKVQLFSKTDLAKFEFSATGQPHIVSRGAQKNFAEFAKEIGENWSKSDAKYDELWYRRLIAKAIVFRKLEEEVPKQPWYEGGYRANIVTYAMAKVFHDARSETEVLDVDAVWRRQSVPEALLEALMVAASAANDCITHPPQGVRNMSEWAKQQACWNALKSRKLDYPENFESCVVAIDSAKAAVRDARAQKALNDGINAQTEVVGLGGKFWQQVMEWGQARRRITPKDAQVLQVCGRIPSRLPTESESIHAMKLLTKLKEEGFSPAAVFSVDLK comes from the coding sequence ATGAGTGATCTGGAGGACTATCACCAGAGTCTGATGGCCGACATTCGCCGCGAAGCCGATGCCAGTGGAATTCTGATGGTTGAAGCATTCTTCGACAGGATGACCGAGCGGCTGACAGAAGCTGGAGAGCTAGAGGTCGCGGATCGTGCTTATTACCAAAGTGGCGAGCTTGGCCAGAAGCTGCGTATCGATGGATATGCGGGTGATCCGCGTGACAGTGAGGGAGTTCTGGGGCTGATCGTCTGTGACTTTGTAGACAGCGATGAAGTCCAGACCTTTGGAAAGACGGATATCGCGCCGCTGCTGAACCCGCTGATCCGATTCTTGAAGAAGGCGAAGACGGCGGAGTTTCGGGACAGCCTGAATGAAGTGAACCCGGCCTTTCAGGTTTCGGATCTGATCATTACGACGTGGTCTCAGGTCACAAAGGTAAAACTGATCCTCATATCCAATCGCTCCTACACCGGACGCGATGATGCTGTTAAGCTTGCTGACGCTGGCGATGTGCCAATAACCTGGTCCGTCTGGGATCTTGCGCGCTTCGAGCGGTTTGATCGTTCGGGCCAGGCGCGCGAAGACATGGTTATCGACTTCGCAACCGATTTCGGCGGCCCACTGCCGGCGCTCAAGGCTTCGCAATCCGGCGCTGCGCTGGAAAGCTATCTTGCCGTCGTTCCGGGCGAGCAGCTGGCAGCCATCTATGATCGGTGGGGGGCGAGACTTCTTGAAGCCAACGTGCGTTCTTTCCTCCAGGCTCGTGCGAAAACCAACAAGGGGATTCAGAAGACGGTCAAGGAAGAGCCCGAGCTCTTCTTCCCCTACAACAACGGACTTTCGGCCACTGCCGATGCGGTGACTACCGTCACTACGCGCGATGGACTGGCGATCGGGTCGATCAGCAATCTTCAGATCGTCAACGGAGCGCAGACGACCGGCTCCATCCATACAGGGCTGCGCACGGCGAGGGAACAGCTGTCGAAGGTCTTCGTGCAGATGAAGCTGACGGTTGTGCCATCGGACAGGTCCGAGGAAATCGTGCCGAAGATTTCGGAGTTCGCCAACACCCAGAACAAGGTGAACGCTGCAGATTTCTTCTCCAATCATCCTTTTCATATCCGCATGGAGCAATTCAGCCGAACGGTCATGTTCGCCGCACGGGAAGGAGAGCGCCATGACAGCAAGTGGTTCTACGAACGCTCTCGCGGACAATACATCAACGCCCGAGGTCGCCTTACGGCTGCGCAACAGAAGAAGTTCGACATCGAGTTCCCGAAGGTTCAGCTGTTCAGCAAGACTGATCTCGCGAAATTCGAATTCTCCGCGACTGGGCAGCCTCATATCGTTTCGCGAGGTGCCCAGAAGAACTTTGCCGAGTTTGCAAAGGAGATAGGTGAAAACTGGTCGAAGAGTGACGCCAAGTACGATGAGCTATGGTACCGGCGGCTGATTGCCAAGGCGATCGTCTTTCGCAAGCTCGAAGAGGAAGTGCCGAAACAGCCCTGGTATGAGGGCGGGTACCGCGCCAATATCGTGACCTACGCGATGGCAAAGGTGTTCCATGATGCAAGGTCTGAAACAGAGGTTCTAGACGTGGACGCCGTATGGCGGCGGCAGTCGGTGCCAGAGGCGCTGCTGGAGGCACTGATGGTGGCCGCCTCGGCGGCAAATGACTGCATTACTCATCCGCCTCAGGGCGTTCGCAACATGTCAGAGTGGGCAAAACAGCAGGCATGCTGGAACGCCTTGAAGAGCAGGAAGTTGGATTATCCGGAGAATTTCGAGAGTTGCGTGGTCGCGATCGATTCGGCCAAGGCTGCGGTCCGGGACGCGCGAGCACAGAAGGCGCTGAATGATGGCATCAACGCCCAGACCGAGGTTGTAGGCCTTGGCGGAAAATTTTGGCAGCAGGTCATGGAATGGGGGCAGGCGAGGCGCAGGATCACGCCCAAGGATGCACAGGTTCTGCAGGTCTGCGGGCGCATCCCGAGCCGGCTTCCAACCGAGTCCGAGAGCATACACGCGATGAAGCTTCTGACGAAGTTGAAGGAAGAAGGATTCAGCCCGGCTGCAGTCTTTTCCGTTGATTTAAAATGA